In the Streptomyces sp. BHT-5-2 genome, one interval contains:
- a CDS encoding type I polyketide synthase: protein MSTVASERLVEALRAALTENQRLKEQAARFSSHHDPVAIVGMGCRFPGNVNSPENMWDFVSAGMDAAGPLPRGRHWETWRPDPTGQADPLLVEAGCFLDNAADFDARFFGMTATEALVTDPQQRLLLEVAWQALEHARLDPGSLRGTATGVYFGAMYHDYLTLLMSMPDQEKEAAEYLFAGNLGSVLAGRVAYALGLEGPGITVDTACSSSLVALHLACQALRDGECTLALAGGTTVMATPLLFGSIGHIAGLARDGRSKSFAAGADGVAFGEGAGVLVLERLADAHRHGHRVLAVIRGSAVNQEGARNAMVVPGEEACRRLVHQALARADLGLADIDAVEGHGSGTPVVDPLEVKALMDTYGRHRTSEHPLWLGSVKSNLGHAQAAGGAAGIIKMVMALQHGTLPPTLHADEPTPHVDWSTGTVRLLTEPRDWPHRPDRPRRCAVSGFGIGGTNAHVILEEAPPAPEHVATTTAQLPLIPWVITAKTPNALRAQARGLVAHAERHRHLSALDLAYSLATTRSHFPHRALLLARHRDELLDATRALADNTPHPGVMIFPGDTWPPARLLPPLAGSALEEPCRSFAEGAQADWKAAFAGTGAHAVDLPTYAFQRQPYWPPAPAPHPSYDEASGVDQTC from the coding sequence GTGTCCACCGTTGCGTCAGAGCGGCTCGTGGAAGCACTGCGGGCGGCTCTCACCGAGAACCAACGACTCAAGGAACAGGCCGCCCGGTTCTCCTCCCACCACGACCCCGTCGCCATCGTGGGGATGGGCTGCCGGTTCCCCGGAAACGTCAACTCCCCGGAGAACATGTGGGACTTCGTCTCGGCCGGTATGGACGCCGCAGGCCCCCTGCCGCGCGGACGGCACTGGGAGACCTGGCGGCCGGACCCCACTGGCCAGGCCGACCCACTGCTGGTCGAGGCCGGATGCTTCCTCGACAACGCGGCTGACTTCGACGCCCGGTTCTTCGGTATGACGGCGACGGAAGCCCTCGTCACCGATCCTCAGCAGCGCCTTCTCCTGGAGGTGGCATGGCAGGCGTTGGAACATGCGCGACTTGATCCGGGGAGCCTCCGGGGCACCGCTACGGGCGTCTACTTCGGCGCCATGTACCACGACTACCTCACTCTCCTGATGTCCATGCCGGACCAGGAGAAGGAAGCCGCCGAGTACCTCTTCGCAGGAAATCTGGGCAGCGTCCTCGCCGGCCGCGTCGCCTACGCACTGGGCCTGGAAGGGCCGGGCATCACCGTGGACACCGCATGCTCCTCCTCGCTGGTGGCCCTCCATCTGGCCTGCCAGGCACTGCGGGACGGGGAGTGCACACTGGCGTTGGCCGGCGGCACCACGGTCATGGCGACACCGCTGCTGTTCGGCTCCATCGGACACATCGCCGGCCTTGCCCGGGACGGCCGCAGCAAGTCCTTCGCCGCAGGCGCCGACGGCGTGGCCTTCGGCGAAGGCGCAGGCGTGCTGGTGCTGGAACGGCTGGCAGATGCACACCGTCATGGGCACCGCGTGCTGGCTGTGATCCGGGGCTCGGCCGTCAATCAGGAAGGCGCCCGTAACGCCATGGTCGTCCCCGGCGAAGAGGCGTGTCGCAGGCTCGTCCACCAGGCGCTTGCGCGAGCGGACCTCGGGCTCGCCGACATCGACGCCGTGGAAGGCCACGGCAGCGGAACCCCGGTGGTGGATCCCCTGGAGGTCAAGGCACTCATGGACACCTACGGCCGGCACCGCACGTCGGAGCACCCCTTGTGGCTCGGGTCGGTCAAGTCCAACCTGGGGCATGCACAAGCCGCCGGCGGCGCCGCAGGGATCATCAAAATGGTCATGGCGCTGCAACATGGCACCCTTCCGCCCACCCTCCACGCCGACGAGCCCACACCCCACGTCGACTGGAGCACAGGCACCGTCCGGCTCCTGACCGAGCCGCGTGACTGGCCCCACCGCCCGGACCGACCACGCCGCTGCGCCGTGTCGGGCTTCGGCATCGGGGGCACCAACGCCCACGTCATCCTCGAAGAAGCGCCGCCGGCGCCGGAACACGTGGCCACCACCACCGCACAACTGCCCCTCATACCCTGGGTCATCACCGCCAAGACCCCCAACGCCCTGCGCGCGCAGGCCCGCGGTCTCGTCGCACACGCCGAACGCCATCGCCACCTCAGCGCCCTGGACCTCGCCTACTCGCTTGCCACCACCCGCAGTCACTTCCCCCATCGCGCCCTCCTCCTGGCTCGCCATCGAGACGAACTCCTCGACGCCACCCGCGCCCTCGCCGACAACACTCCGCACCCCGGCGTCATGATCTTCCCGGGTGACACCTGGCCCCCTGCTCGGCTCCTTCCCCCACTGGCGGGCTCCGCGCTGGAAGAGCCGTGCCGTTCGTTCGCCGAGGGGGCCCAGGCGGACTGGAAGGCTGCTTTCGCGGGAACCGGCGCTCATGCGGTGGACCTTCCCACGTATGCCTTTCAGCGGCAGCCCTACTGGCCGCCTGCCCCAGCCCCGCATCCCTCGTACGACGAAGCGAGCGGGGTGGACCAGACATGCTGA
- a CDS encoding LLM class flavin-dependent oxidoreductase produces MHVGYHLGWQNWRQNLSDEGMYRAELKLLDQVEDQGFDSIWSVEHHFDDFAMCPDATQVLSYLAARTSTIALGTGAVILPWNDPLRVVEKLIMLDHLSGGRLLVGLGRGLAKREFDGFRVDMKEARERFDEAARMVLRGLETGVVENDGPHYPQPRVEIRPRPTRSFADRLFCVAMSPDSQLIAAELGATMMAFVQYPAEVHAAAIARHRALFVECHGRPPGPAVLTDFTYCHADPAEAERRAREAIGNYFVSVVQHYDFAGGHFAGIKGYTDYAAGAAAIREAGMENAARIFVDSQIWGTPDQIVEKYRRRLEVMGPVQANVVFSHGGLGYDEIEASQRLFAAEVLPQLKELTAPPPST; encoded by the coding sequence ATGCACGTCGGATACCACCTGGGGTGGCAGAACTGGCGACAGAACCTCAGCGACGAAGGGATGTACCGCGCGGAGCTGAAACTGCTCGACCAGGTCGAGGACCAGGGCTTTGATTCGATCTGGTCGGTGGAGCACCACTTCGACGACTTCGCGATGTGTCCGGACGCAACACAGGTGCTGTCGTATCTGGCCGCCCGCACCAGCACCATCGCCCTGGGCACGGGCGCGGTGATCCTGCCGTGGAACGACCCGCTGCGTGTGGTGGAGAAGCTGATCATGCTCGATCACCTCAGTGGGGGCAGGCTGCTGGTCGGCCTCGGCCGCGGGCTGGCGAAGCGGGAGTTCGACGGATTCCGGGTGGACATGAAGGAGGCCCGGGAACGGTTCGACGAGGCGGCTCGCATGGTGCTGCGCGGGCTGGAGACCGGCGTCGTGGAAAACGACGGCCCCCATTACCCCCAGCCCCGGGTCGAGATCCGACCGCGGCCCACCAGATCGTTCGCCGACCGGCTCTTCTGCGTGGCGATGTCACCGGACTCCCAGCTCATCGCCGCCGAGCTCGGGGCGACGATGATGGCCTTCGTCCAGTACCCCGCCGAAGTACACGCCGCAGCGATCGCCCGGCATCGCGCCCTGTTCGTCGAGTGCCACGGTCGCCCTCCCGGACCGGCCGTACTGACCGACTTCACCTACTGCCACGCCGACCCGGCCGAAGCCGAACGACGTGCCAGAGAAGCGATCGGCAACTACTTCGTATCCGTGGTCCAGCATTACGACTTCGCCGGCGGGCACTTCGCCGGGATCAAGGGCTACACGGACTACGCGGCGGGCGCCGCGGCGATCCGCGAGGCCGGAATGGAGAACGCCGCCCGCATATTTGTGGACTCCCAGATCTGGGGCACGCCTGACCAGATCGTCGAGAAGTACCGGAGGCGACTTGAGGTGATGGGACCGGTGCAGGCAAACGTCGTGTTCTCCCATGGCGGCCTCGGCTACGACGAGATCGAAGCCAGCCAGCGCCTGTTCGCGGCCGAAGTACTCCCGCAACTCAAAGAACTCACCGCCCCGCCGCCTTCGACGTGA
- a CDS encoding glucose 1-dehydrogenase, producing MLTLQGKVALITGAARGQGEAAARLFVDLGSRVVLADVLDEEGQQVAASLGDAARYVHLDVTRESDWQHALTEATEEFGRVDALVNNAGIFHMRSLENESLASFDRVLKTNLLGAFLGIQAVLPTMRSARHGAIVNVSSAAGLMGIAYSGAYSASKWALRGLTKVAALELGEYGIRVNSVHPGIIDTPMVKGIAPPAGPGNHPGVPLRRIGQAHEVASLVAFLVSDAASYINSAEISTDGGFTAGPTPPPLEA from the coding sequence ATGCTGACGTTGCAGGGGAAAGTCGCTCTCATCACCGGAGCCGCACGCGGTCAGGGCGAGGCGGCGGCCAGGCTCTTCGTCGACCTGGGCAGCAGAGTGGTCCTCGCGGATGTGCTGGACGAGGAAGGGCAGCAGGTCGCCGCTTCACTGGGGGACGCCGCGCGCTACGTGCACCTTGACGTCACCCGGGAATCCGACTGGCAGCACGCCCTGACCGAGGCCACCGAGGAGTTCGGACGTGTGGACGCCCTGGTGAACAATGCGGGGATCTTTCACATGAGGTCTCTGGAGAACGAATCCCTGGCGTCCTTCGACCGGGTGCTGAAGACCAACCTGCTCGGTGCCTTCCTCGGAATCCAAGCGGTGCTTCCGACGATGCGTTCCGCACGCCATGGGGCCATCGTCAATGTCTCCTCGGCCGCCGGACTGATGGGCATCGCCTACAGCGGTGCCTATTCGGCGTCGAAATGGGCGCTCCGAGGTCTGACGAAGGTGGCCGCCCTGGAACTGGGCGAATACGGAATCCGCGTCAACAGCGTCCATCCCGGGATCATCGACACGCCCATGGTCAAGGGCATCGCGCCTCCCGCCGGTCCCGGAAACCATCCCGGCGTCCCGCTGCGCCGCATCGGGCAGGCCCACGAAGTCGCCTCGCTCGTGGCCTTCCTTGTCTCCGACGCCGCCTCCTATATAAACAGCGCCGAGATCAGCACGGACGGCGGATTCACCGCCGGCCCCACACCACCGCCGCTCGAAGCTTGA
- the kdsA gene encoding 3-deoxy-8-phosphooctulonate synthase, which produces MVDIGGVRVEQDGPFTLLAGPCVIESRDAALRHAERIAAIAERVGVPYIFKSSYDKANRTSVDSFRGPGLEAGLEILAEVRERFGVPVITDVHERQDVAAVAEAVDVLQIPAFLCRQTDLVLAACGSGKPVNIKKGQFLSPAEAVPMVHKAHSTGNTQVMVTERGHAFGYQNLVVDYRSLVLLRETGAPVLFDATHSVQLPGGAGEATAGQPRFIPHLARAAVAVGVAGVFMEVHEDPSHALSDGSNSLALDQLPALLGDLKALDTLIKGTE; this is translated from the coding sequence GTGGTGGATATCGGGGGCGTGCGGGTCGAGCAGGACGGTCCGTTCACGTTGCTCGCAGGGCCGTGTGTGATCGAGAGCCGGGATGCGGCGCTGCGGCATGCCGAGCGGATCGCGGCGATCGCCGAACGGGTCGGTGTGCCCTATATCTTCAAGTCCTCCTACGACAAGGCCAACCGGACGTCGGTGGACTCGTTCCGAGGTCCGGGGCTGGAGGCGGGGCTGGAGATCCTGGCCGAGGTGCGGGAGCGGTTCGGCGTTCCGGTGATCACAGACGTGCACGAGCGGCAGGACGTGGCGGCGGTCGCCGAGGCCGTGGACGTACTGCAGATCCCGGCGTTCCTGTGCCGGCAGACCGACTTGGTGCTGGCGGCCTGTGGCAGCGGGAAGCCGGTGAATATCAAGAAGGGGCAGTTTCTGTCCCCTGCCGAGGCGGTGCCCATGGTGCACAAGGCCCACTCGACTGGCAACACACAGGTGATGGTGACCGAGCGCGGCCACGCGTTCGGTTATCAGAATCTGGTGGTGGACTACCGTTCGTTGGTGCTGCTGCGCGAGACCGGGGCGCCGGTGCTCTTCGACGCCACGCACAGCGTGCAGCTGCCGGGCGGCGCCGGGGAGGCCACAGCCGGTCAACCGCGGTTCATCCCACACCTGGCCCGGGCGGCGGTCGCCGTTGGAGTGGCGGGGGTGTTCATGGAAGTGCACGAGGACCCCTCCCACGCGCTGAGCGACGGCAGCAACAGTCTGGCACTGGACCAACTTCCCGCTCTTCTCGGCGACTTGAAGGCCCTGGACACCCTGATCAAGGGCACGGAGTGA
- a CDS encoding SIS domain-containing protein: MSSPHEDITAAQATAEVRRRMLHEAEAVRRASERLEPHVVVEALELLSACTRLVVCIGTGTSGLVAAKLAATFTVSGTPAVFLNASNALHGGLGLIQTGDIAIVVSNSGRTDETLQVAQRLKELDIPVIALTGDTQAPLAQPADVVLDASVTAEACPLEMVPTASAAVSLAMGDALAMSLAGRRGWSRGDLARVHPAGHLGARARGQ; the protein is encoded by the coding sequence GTGAGCAGCCCGCACGAGGACATCACCGCGGCGCAGGCGACAGCCGAGGTGCGCCGGCGGATGCTGCACGAGGCGGAGGCGGTCCGTCGCGCTTCCGAACGCCTCGAACCGCACGTCGTCGTCGAGGCGTTGGAACTGCTGAGTGCCTGCACCCGCCTGGTGGTGTGCATCGGAACGGGCACCTCGGGCCTGGTGGCCGCCAAACTGGCCGCCACCTTCACGGTGTCCGGCACGCCCGCCGTGTTTCTGAACGCTTCCAACGCGCTGCACGGTGGCCTGGGCCTGATCCAAACCGGTGATATCGCCATCGTCGTCAGCAACAGCGGCCGCACTGATGAAACTCTTCAGGTGGCACAACGGCTGAAGGAGCTGGACATCCCGGTCATCGCCCTCACCGGCGACACCCAGGCGCCACTCGCGCAACCGGCCGACGTCGTACTGGATGCTTCGGTGACGGCCGAGGCATGCCCGTTGGAGATGGTTCCCACCGCCAGTGCCGCCGTCAGCCTCGCCATGGGCGACGCCCTCGCGATGAGCCTTGCCGGCCGGCGTGGTTGGAGCCGTGGCGACCTGGCCCGAGTCCACCCTGCCGGCCACCTCGGTGCCCGGGCCCGGGGGCAGTGA